A region from the Mycobacterium heidelbergense genome encodes:
- a CDS encoding type IV toxin-antitoxin system AbiEi family antitoxin domain-containing protein — protein MDAPDPAGWSEDPWYLADLAWGPCYVTGWTAANHWSLTDQVFRATVIATTQRVRQVEQALAGNAYLVHHVDAERLTWGLRPEWRHERRVLVTDPARTVAELLDSPALGGGIRHVAEILDTYLSDGDSLALTNSVGRLCNGAAFKRLGYLVERLGIHDEPLIRQCQEHATSGVVRLEPALPASGHRSSRWGLSVNVEVDV, from the coding sequence GTGGACGCACCTGACCCCGCCGGCTGGTCGGAAGACCCGTGGTATCTGGCCGATCTGGCCTGGGGGCCCTGCTATGTGACGGGTTGGACGGCGGCCAATCATTGGTCACTCACCGACCAAGTTTTCCGCGCCACCGTCATTGCCACGACCCAGCGTGTCCGGCAGGTCGAGCAGGCGCTGGCCGGCAACGCCTATCTCGTACACCACGTTGATGCCGAGCGCCTTACTTGGGGACTGCGTCCAGAGTGGCGTCACGAGCGGCGCGTGTTGGTCACCGACCCTGCGCGCACGGTCGCCGAGCTGCTTGATTCCCCAGCTCTTGGCGGTGGAATCAGGCATGTTGCTGAAATTCTCGATACGTATCTGAGCGATGGCGACTCGTTGGCGCTCACCAATTCCGTCGGCCGACTCTGTAATGGCGCCGCGTTCAAAAGGTTGGGCTACCTGGTCGAGCGACTAGGAATCCATGACGAGCCGCTCATCCGGCAGTGCCAAGAACACGCGACGTCGGGTGTCGTGCGACTCGAACCGGCCCTGCCAGCGTCGGGGCACCGGTCCTCGCGATGGGGACTATCAGTCAACGTTGAGGTCGACGTGTGA
- a CDS encoding type II toxin-antitoxin system PemK/MazF family toxin, translated as MRHPPRIESGQVWFVDFDPVRGREQGKDRPALVVSSRFHLDLTMRRLICVLPLTSVERVGWIHRVHAGSGGGWVITEQIRTVSAERFRRYAPEIQLSAAELNDVRHVVAQMLII; from the coding sequence GTGAGGCACCCGCCGCGCATCGAGTCGGGGCAAGTGTGGTTTGTCGACTTCGATCCCGTGCGCGGCCGCGAGCAGGGCAAGGACCGGCCCGCGCTGGTGGTTTCATCCCGTTTCCACCTGGACCTGACGATGCGGCGGCTGATTTGTGTGCTGCCGCTGACCAGCGTGGAGCGCGTCGGCTGGATACACCGGGTCCACGCCGGCTCCGGTGGCGGCTGGGTCATCACCGAGCAGATCCGCACCGTATCCGCCGAGCGGTTTCGCCGCTACGCACCAGAGATCCAGCTCTCCGCCGCCGAACTAAACGACGTGCGACACGTCGTGGCGCAAATGCTGATCATTTAA
- a CDS encoding alpha/beta hydrolase: MLEVIDKGSCTDTHPVPLLFVHGGWHGAWCWEQFLDFFADAGYRAVAISLRGHGTSPTAKPLHKVSIADYLDDVRSVAGDLGGAPVLIGHSLGGFVIQRYLEQRSAPAAVLVGSVPPQGVLRLALRVWRRRPSMTMEAWADRTLLKFLATPALAREYLFCADTPEAIVESCMQRTGAESIRAAMTDPMVRRVRTRRVNTPILVLGAVHDGFVSVGDVRATARAYRTKPEFFPMGHNMMLEPGWADVAKRIDAWLETRNLASHAS; the protein is encoded by the coding sequence ATGCTCGAGGTGATCGACAAGGGGTCCTGCACGGACACGCATCCGGTGCCGTTGCTCTTCGTGCACGGGGGCTGGCATGGCGCGTGGTGCTGGGAGCAGTTCCTGGACTTCTTCGCCGATGCGGGATACCGCGCGGTCGCGATCAGCCTGCGCGGGCACGGCACCAGCCCCACGGCCAAGCCGTTGCACAAGGTTTCCATCGCCGACTACCTCGACGACGTCCGTTCGGTCGCCGGCGACCTGGGTGGCGCCCCGGTGCTGATCGGCCATTCCCTGGGCGGCTTTGTGATCCAGCGCTACCTCGAACAGCGCAGCGCACCGGCTGCGGTGTTGGTGGGCTCCGTGCCACCGCAGGGCGTGCTCAGGTTGGCGTTGCGAGTCTGGCGCCGCCGGCCGTCGATGACCATGGAAGCGTGGGCCGACCGCACGCTGCTGAAATTCCTCGCCACCCCGGCGCTGGCCCGCGAATACCTCTTCTGCGCCGACACACCCGAGGCGATCGTCGAATCCTGCATGCAACGCACCGGAGCCGAGAGCATTCGCGCGGCCATGACCGATCCGATGGTCCGCCGCGTCAGAACCCGGCGGGTGAACACCCCGATCCTGGTCCTTGGCGCCGTGCACGACGGCTTCGTCAGCGTCGGCGATGTGCGCGCCACGGCGCGCGCCTACCGGACCAAGCCGGAATTCTTTCCCATGGGCCACAACATGATGCTCGAACCCGGATGGGCCGATGTCGCCAAACGAATCGACGCCTGGCTGGAAACGCGCAACTTGGCAAGCCACGCGTCATAG